The following proteins come from a genomic window of Lytechinus pictus isolate F3 Inbred chromosome 1, Lp3.0, whole genome shotgun sequence:
- the LOC129258039 gene encoding uncharacterized protein LOC129258039 isoform X2, whose protein sequence is MRDRNLPDDEYNRRLHIYAETPGLQQPALVPASEKELNAPRPPPLSALPAQGHSSIQTRPYARIPAANFVEEEEEDVDSPSSTPATGQSLSSASSMVSPGTASRIGLTNGKTVGQGRDPIYAELDHRHSEDDRTENALGCISENKASIHSSTPLRTSDVILNPSESTSDGRSRTVSPQPLSKRQAPLPGSSIAKKLDLTQGPGPNSKTIRTHTRLDASLEIPATPRPKYAGTEKKDDDGILLIRKTEHSSEVDETTTSSTKNENDGVVTRPNSSGGSGIILTRVRSIDGQPTMVPGEVDGEGEAQISMPVDPDLDAGMAVIKKKQRFRRNMIFIISFLMILLIVVAAVIISLVIVTKNR, encoded by the exons atGAGGGACCGCAATTTACCCGACGATGAATATAATCGTAGGCTACACATCTATGCCGAAACCCCAGGTCTTCAACAACCGGCACTGGTCCCAGCCTCAGAAAAAGAGCTCAACGCCCCTCGACCCCCACCATTATCAGCATTACCCGCTCAGGGACACAGTAGTATACAGACACGCCCCTATGCTAGGATTCCAGCCGCTAACTTTgtggaagaagaggaggaggacgTTGACTCGCCGTCATCAACCCCAGCCACAGGTCAATCGTTGTCGTCGGCATCCTCCATGGTTTCTCCAGGGACGGCAAGTCGCATTGGTTTGACGAATGGCAAAACTGTTGGACAGGGTCGAGATCCTATTTACGCCGAGTTGGATCATCGACATTCAGAAGATGACAgaacggaaaatgctttgggaTGCATTTCTGAAAACAAAGCCAGTATTCATTCATCAACACCATTAAGAACATCAGATGTAATTCTTAATCCGTCTGAAAGTACAAGCGATGGTCGATCCCGAACAGTTTCACCTCAACCACTATCGAAACGGCAAGCACCTTTGCCAGGGTCGTCCATCGCGAAGAAATTAGACTTGACTCAAGGGCCAGGACCTAATTCGAAAACAATAAGGACCCATACACGACTTGATGCAAGTCTTGAAATCCCGGCGACACCACGTCCGAAATATGCAGGGACGGAAAAGAAAGATGACGATGGGATACTGCTTATACGGAAAACAGAGCATAGTTCCGAGGTTGACGAGACGACGACGTCCTCGACGAAGAATGAGAATGATGGTGTCGTCACCAGACCCAACAGCTCAGGTGGCTCAGGGATCATTCTGACTCGCGTCAGGAGTATAGATGGTCAACCGACAATGGTTCCTGGAgag gtCGACGGCGAGGGTGAAGCCCAGATTTCAATGCCAGTCGATCCTGACCTCGACGCAGGCATGGCTGTCATTAAAAAGAAGCAAAGGTTCCGAAGAAATATgatcttcatcatttcatttCTCATGATCCTTCTAATCGTCGTCGCTGCTGTCATCATCTCTCTCGTCATCGTCACCAAAA ATAGGTGA
- the LOC129258039 gene encoding uncharacterized protein LOC129258039 isoform X1: MRDRNLPDDEYNRRLHIYAETPGLQQPALVPASEKELNAPRPPPLSALPAQGHSSIQTRPYARIPAANFVEEEEEDVDSPSSTPATGQSLSSASSMVSPGTASRIGLTNGKTVGQGRDPIYAELDHRHSEDDRTENALGCISENKASIHSSTPLRTSDVILNPSESTSDGRSRTVSPQPLSKRQAPLPGSSIAKKLDLTQGPGPNSKTIRTHTRLDASLEIPATPRPKYAGTEKKDDDGILLIRKTEHSSEVDETTTSSTKNENDGVVTRPNSSGGSGIILTRVRSIDGQPTMVPGEVDGEGEAQISMPVDPDLDAGMAVIKKKQRFRRNMIFIISFLMILLIVVAAVIISLVIVTKMGRFW, encoded by the exons atGAGGGACCGCAATTTACCCGACGATGAATATAATCGTAGGCTACACATCTATGCCGAAACCCCAGGTCTTCAACAACCGGCACTGGTCCCAGCCTCAGAAAAAGAGCTCAACGCCCCTCGACCCCCACCATTATCAGCATTACCCGCTCAGGGACACAGTAGTATACAGACACGCCCCTATGCTAGGATTCCAGCCGCTAACTTTgtggaagaagaggaggaggacgTTGACTCGCCGTCATCAACCCCAGCCACAGGTCAATCGTTGTCGTCGGCATCCTCCATGGTTTCTCCAGGGACGGCAAGTCGCATTGGTTTGACGAATGGCAAAACTGTTGGACAGGGTCGAGATCCTATTTACGCCGAGTTGGATCATCGACATTCAGAAGATGACAgaacggaaaatgctttgggaTGCATTTCTGAAAACAAAGCCAGTATTCATTCATCAACACCATTAAGAACATCAGATGTAATTCTTAATCCGTCTGAAAGTACAAGCGATGGTCGATCCCGAACAGTTTCACCTCAACCACTATCGAAACGGCAAGCACCTTTGCCAGGGTCGTCCATCGCGAAGAAATTAGACTTGACTCAAGGGCCAGGACCTAATTCGAAAACAATAAGGACCCATACACGACTTGATGCAAGTCTTGAAATCCCGGCGACACCACGTCCGAAATATGCAGGGACGGAAAAGAAAGATGACGATGGGATACTGCTTATACGGAAAACAGAGCATAGTTCCGAGGTTGACGAGACGACGACGTCCTCGACGAAGAATGAGAATGATGGTGTCGTCACCAGACCCAACAGCTCAGGTGGCTCAGGGATCATTCTGACTCGCGTCAGGAGTATAGATGGTCAACCGACAATGGTTCCTGGAgag gtCGACGGCGAGGGTGAAGCCCAGATTTCAATGCCAGTCGATCCTGACCTCGACGCAGGCATGGCTGTCATTAAAAAGAAGCAAAGGTTCCGAAGAAATATgatcttcatcatttcatttCTCATGATCCTTCTAATCGTCGTCGCTGCTGTCATCATCTCTCTCGTCATCGTCACCAAAA TGGGAAGGTTTTGGTAG